The following proteins are co-located in the Firmicutes bacterium HGW-Firmicutes-1 genome:
- a CDS encoding hemerythrin — MANYIWSKDYSVGNTILDQHHQNLIKLFNDAFETIKADKPFSETNKIISELTTYSIFHFHEEEKLMKAAGYVDLEDHKKEHAEFIAKVKEFKQNISDDNSKLNEDIFLFLYDWLINHINITDKKYVSII, encoded by the coding sequence ATGGCAAATTATATATGGAGCAAGGATTATTCTGTAGGAAATACGATATTAGACCAACACCATCAAAATTTGATTAAGCTTTTTAATGATGCATTTGAAACGATTAAAGCAGATAAGCCGTTTTCTGAAACAAATAAAATAATTAGTGAATTAACAACATATTCGATTTTTCATTTTCATGAAGAAGAGAAGCTAATGAAGGCTGCAGGTTATGTGGATTTAGAAGATCATAAAAAAGAACATGCTGAGTTTATCGCAAAGGTAAAAGAGTTCAAGCAAAATATTTCAGATGACAACAGCAAGTTAAATGAAGATATTTTCCTCTTCTTATATGATTGGCTAATTAACCATATTAATATAACAGACAAAAAATACGTTTCAATCATATAG
- a CDS encoding dihydroorotate dehydrogenase electron transfer subunit, which translates to MCIDENLGRSRCKIIYNNQIAEGVFEIVFESDSISSEAKPGQFVNLYSSSGSMLLPRPISICEVNPEEQWVKLVYAVVGEGTKEFSTLGKGSYIDVLGPVGNGYTIETCEGSILVGGGVGTPPLLELAKRIEGKKTIYLGFRSNPYLINELKKYGEVFVATDDGSEGHHGTVIELMNQTSAIGQRIYACGPKPMLKALQQWAAERNIPTQLSLEERMGCGFGACVGCVCKIKADNEVGYIYKKVCKDGPVFDAKEVLF; encoded by the coding sequence ATGTGCATAGATGAAAATTTAGGTAGGTCAAGATGTAAAATTATTTATAACAATCAAATTGCTGAGGGAGTCTTTGAAATCGTTTTTGAAAGTGATTCCATTTCATCAGAGGCTAAGCCAGGACAATTTGTAAATTTATATAGTAGCTCGGGGAGTATGCTGCTCCCTAGACCAATCAGTATATGTGAGGTTAATCCAGAGGAACAATGGGTTAAGCTTGTTTATGCAGTAGTTGGAGAGGGCACCAAGGAATTCTCAACTCTTGGAAAGGGTAGTTATATTGATGTTTTAGGACCTGTTGGCAATGGGTACACTATAGAGACTTGTGAAGGTAGCATTTTGGTTGGTGGAGGGGTAGGCACACCACCACTTCTTGAGCTTGCCAAAAGAATTGAAGGAAAGAAAACAATCTATTTAGGCTTTAGATCTAATCCATACTTGATAAATGAACTAAAAAAATATGGAGAAGTATTTGTTGCAACAGACGATGGTAGTGAAGGTCACCATGGTACGGTTATAGAGTTAATGAATCAAACAAGTGCTATAGGTCAAAGAATTTATGCATGTGGACCAAAACCAATGTTAAAAGCTCTACAACAATGGGCAGCCGAAAGGAACATTCCGACACAGCTATCATTAGAAGAGAGAATGGGCTGTGGCTTTGGGGCTTGTGTTGGTTGCGTGTGCAAAATAAAAGCGGATAATGAAGTCGGCTATATTTATAAAAAGGTTTGTAAGGATGGCCCTGTATTTGATGCTAAGGAGGTGCTCTTTTAA
- a CDS encoding orotate phosphoribosyltransferase: protein MEQYKKDFIEFMVQCGVLTFGDFTTKSGRKTPFFVNTGNYRTGRQLSQLGDYYAKAIRENFGLDFQVLYGPAYKGIPLSVATSIALANSYGADVAYCSNRKEAKDHGEAGVLLGSKLKDGDKVIIIEDVTTAGTSIYETMPLLKEAANVEVLGLIISVDRMEKGKTNVSALNELAETFDFKTCSIVTMEEVIGYLHGRKIDGVCYIDDEIKERINDYYNLYGAK from the coding sequence ATGGAGCAATACAAGAAAGATTTTATTGAATTTATGGTGCAATGCGGAGTGCTTACTTTTGGAGATTTCACAACAAAAAGCGGAAGAAAAACGCCATTTTTTGTGAACACAGGCAATTATAGAACTGGAAGGCAATTAAGCCAATTAGGCGATTATTATGCAAAGGCAATCAGAGAAAATTTTGGTTTAGACTTTCAGGTGCTCTACGGCCCAGCTTATAAAGGAATCCCATTAAGCGTAGCAACTTCAATTGCATTAGCTAATTCCTATGGCGCGGATGTAGCATACTGTTCTAATAGAAAAGAAGCGAAAGATCATGGCGAAGCAGGTGTATTACTAGGAAGTAAGCTTAAAGATGGCGACAAGGTAATTATAATCGAAGACGTAACTACAGCAGGAACTTCTATTTATGAAACCATGCCACTGTTAAAAGAAGCTGCAAACGTAGAAGTCCTTGGACTAATCATATCTGTAGATAGAATGGAAAAAGGCAAAACAAATGTAAGCGCATTAAATGAATTAGCAGAAACCTTTGATTTTAAAACATGTTCTATTGTAACAATGGAAGAAGTAATCGGATACTTACATGGTCGCAAAATTGACGGTGTATGCTATATCGACGATGAAATCAAAGAACGAATTAATGATTACTACAATCTATATGGCGCTAAATAG
- a CDS encoding redox-active disulfide protein 2 yields MEIKVLGPGCKNCKVLEENTQKAVKALNLDATIEKVTDMKEIIGYGVMRTPALVVDGTVKVMGRVPSPEEIKELLI; encoded by the coding sequence ATGGAAATCAAAGTTTTAGGACCGGGTTGTAAGAACTGTAAGGTATTAGAAGAAAACACACAAAAAGCAGTGAAAGCGTTAAATCTTGATGCGACAATTGAAAAAGTAACAGACATGAAGGAAATTATTGGATATGGTGTTATGAGAACACCAGCTCTTGTTGTAGATGGTACGGTTAAGGTGATGGGAAGAGTTCCTTCACCAGAAGAAATTAAAGAGTTGTTAATTTAA
- a CDS encoding carbamoyl-phosphate synthase large subunit has product MPRDYSIKKVLVIGSGPIVIGQAAEFDYSGTQCCQALKEEGVETVLVNSNPATIMTDKEIADQIYIEPLTLKYLEKVIDRERPDSLIAGMGGQTGLNLAVELHDAGILEKYGVRVIGTQIAAIKEGEDREDFKKLMEKIGQPVIESKIVTTMEEGVDFAAQIGYPVVVRPAYTLGGSGGGIAEDREELKQILAQGLQLSRVGQVLLEKSIKGWKEIEYEVMRDGFGNCITVCNMENIDPVGVHTGDSIVVAPSQTLSDVEYQMLRKASIDIINAIKIEGGCNVQLALHPESFEYAIIEINPRVSRSSALASKATGYPIAKVATKIALGYGLDEIQNAVTKKTTACFEPTLDYCVIKIPKWPFDKFRRAKKTLGTKMMATGEVMAIGNTFEAALLKAVRSLEIGQYSLHHPKAALRDMDELKRRVQVPDDERLFDLAELLRRNYRIDKVCRITGMDPFFVDKIKGIVDEEERLREVTITDIDRDWMRDLKKKGFSDKAIADFVGCPPVEVYNLRRAFQINAVFKMVDTCGGEFEAVSPYYYSTYDEYDEVEVTDRKKVMVLGSGPIRIGQGIEFDYCSVHGIMALKKAGIETIIVNNNPETVSTDFDIADKLYFEPLTEEDVLNIIEKEKPSGVILQFGGQTAIKLASFLSEMNVPILGTKPEQIDEAEDREKFDDLMEKLDIKRPKGKAVWKLKEGLAEAELLGYPVLVRPSYVLGGQGMEITYNEIELERYLVQAFERDHKNPVLIDRYLTGREIEVDAICDGENILIPGIMEHLERAGIHSGDSISIYPPQNISQSIKDQIFVQTEKIAVALKVIGMINIQYIEFKGELYIIEVNPRSSRTVPYISKVTGVPMIELATRIMLGEKLVNLGFGTGIYKEADLVAIKVPVFSTQKLPDVEVSLGPEMRSTGEVLGVGKTFEEALYKGFIGSGMGVLRGGGTILATIKPLDQPEFIPLAKRFIEMGYRFVATEGTANVLKEYGVNVQLVKKISEGVPNILDMIRSGLIDMVINTPTKVNDVTRDGFIIRRAAIEASVPVLTSLDTAKGMLGIICANMTEEDTDIYNLGYSKEEQ; this is encoded by the coding sequence ATGCCAAGAGATTATAGTATAAAAAAGGTTTTGGTTATTGGATCAGGACCGATTGTAATAGGACAAGCAGCAGAATTTGACTATTCTGGAACACAGTGTTGTCAAGCGTTAAAGGAAGAAGGCGTAGAAACAGTTCTGGTAAATAGCAATCCAGCAACCATTATGACAGATAAAGAAATCGCAGATCAAATCTACATTGAGCCATTGACATTAAAGTATTTAGAAAAGGTAATAGATAGGGAAAGACCAGATAGCTTAATAGCAGGAATGGGTGGACAAACAGGACTTAATTTAGCAGTTGAACTACATGACGCAGGTATTTTAGAAAAATATGGTGTTAGAGTTATTGGAACTCAAATTGCTGCAATTAAGGAAGGGGAAGACCGAGAAGATTTCAAGAAATTAATGGAAAAGATTGGTCAACCTGTTATAGAAAGTAAAATAGTAACAACTATGGAGGAAGGCGTAGACTTTGCTGCCCAGATCGGATATCCAGTAGTTGTAAGACCCGCCTATACACTTGGTGGTTCAGGCGGTGGAATCGCAGAAGACCGTGAAGAGCTCAAACAAATTCTAGCACAAGGCTTACAATTAAGCCGTGTTGGTCAAGTGTTATTAGAAAAATCAATTAAGGGCTGGAAAGAAATTGAATATGAAGTAATGAGAGACGGCTTTGGTAATTGTATTACAGTATGTAATATGGAAAATATAGACCCTGTAGGAGTTCATACTGGTGATAGTATCGTTGTAGCTCCATCTCAAACCCTTTCTGATGTAGAATATCAAATGCTTAGAAAAGCATCAATTGACATTATAAATGCAATTAAAATTGAAGGAGGCTGTAATGTACAATTAGCACTGCATCCAGAATCTTTTGAATATGCAATCATCGAAATAAATCCTAGAGTAAGTAGGTCATCAGCACTTGCATCTAAGGCAACGGGATATCCAATAGCTAAGGTTGCAACGAAAATTGCACTAGGCTATGGACTTGATGAAATACAAAATGCAGTAACGAAGAAAACAACGGCTTGCTTTGAGCCTACCTTAGATTATTGTGTAATTAAAATTCCAAAATGGCCTTTTGATAAATTTAGAAGAGCAAAGAAGACCCTTGGAACAAAAATGATGGCTACGGGTGAGGTAATGGCAATAGGAAACACCTTTGAAGCGGCTCTTCTAAAGGCAGTACGGTCCTTAGAAATAGGCCAATACTCATTACACCATCCCAAAGCTGCACTTAGAGATATGGACGAGTTAAAGAGACGTGTTCAAGTACCAGATGATGAAAGATTATTTGACTTAGCAGAGCTTCTTAGAAGAAACTATAGAATTGATAAGGTATGTCGTATAACAGGTATGGATCCCTTCTTTGTGGATAAAATCAAAGGAATCGTTGATGAAGAGGAACGTTTAAGAGAAGTAACCATTACAGATATCGATAGGGACTGGATGAGAGACCTAAAAAAGAAAGGCTTCTCTGATAAAGCAATTGCTGATTTTGTTGGTTGTCCTCCAGTTGAAGTATACAATCTTAGAAGAGCTTTCCAAATTAACGCAGTCTTTAAAATGGTAGATACCTGTGGTGGAGAATTTGAAGCAGTTTCACCATATTATTACTCAACTTACGATGAATATGATGAAGTTGAAGTTACTGATAGAAAGAAAGTTATGGTTTTAGGTTCAGGACCAATTAGAATTGGACAAGGTATTGAGTTCGATTATTGCTCAGTGCATGGAATTATGGCACTGAAAAAAGCAGGTATTGAAACAATTATAGTGAATAACAATCCAGAAACTGTTAGTACAGATTTTGATATAGCAGATAAGCTTTACTTTGAACCTTTAACTGAAGAAGATGTCCTTAATATTATTGAAAAAGAGAAACCAAGTGGTGTAATCTTACAATTTGGGGGACAAACAGCCATTAAGTTAGCAAGTTTCTTAAGTGAAATGAATGTTCCAATACTTGGAACAAAACCAGAGCAAATAGATGAAGCAGAAGATAGAGAAAAGTTTGACGATCTTATGGAAAAATTAGATATTAAAAGACCAAAAGGGAAAGCTGTCTGGAAACTGAAAGAAGGCTTAGCAGAAGCTGAATTGCTTGGTTATCCGGTACTTGTAAGGCCTTCCTATGTACTTGGTGGCCAGGGCATGGAAATCACTTACAATGAGATTGAGCTAGAAAGGTACTTGGTTCAAGCCTTTGAGAGAGATCATAAAAACCCAGTTCTAATAGACCGTTATTTAACTGGTAGAGAAATTGAAGTTGATGCAATCTGTGATGGGGAAAACATTCTTATTCCAGGAATCATGGAGCATTTGGAAAGAGCAGGCATTCACTCAGGTGATAGTATCTCCATTTATCCGCCTCAAAATATTTCTCAATCCATAAAGGATCAAATTTTTGTGCAAACAGAAAAGATAGCCGTTGCCTTAAAGGTAATTGGGATGATTAATATTCAATATATTGAATTTAAAGGAGAGCTTTACATTATTGAAGTAAATCCTAGATCTTCAAGAACAGTGCCTTATATTAGCAAGGTTACAGGCGTACCTATGATTGAGCTTGCAACAAGAATAATGCTAGGAGAAAAGCTGGTAAATCTAGGGTTTGGTACTGGGATTTACAAGGAAGCGGACCTAGTAGCCATTAAGGTACCTGTTTTTTCAACCCAAAAGCTACCTGATGTGGAAGTAAGCCTTGGACCAGAAATGAGATCAACAGGGGAAGTGCTTGGTGTAGGTAAAACCTTTGAAGAGGCTCTTTATAAAGGATTTATAGGTTCGGGCATGGGGGTTCTTAGAGGTGGAGGAACGATTCTAGCAACAATTAAGCCTTTAGACCAACCAGAGTTTATTCCACTTGCTAAGAGATTTATCGAAATGGGTTATAGGTTTGTTGCAACAGAAGGTACTGCCAATGTATTAAAAGAATACGGTGTAAATGTTCAATTGGTTAAGAAAATTAGTGAAGGTGTTCCCAATATACTTGATATGATTAGAAGTGGTCTTATAGATATGGTCATCAACACACCAACAAAAGTAAATGATGTTACAAGAGATGGCTTTATCATTAGAAGAGCTGCAATCGAGGCTTCCGTACCTGTACTCACTTCTCTAGATACCGCGAAGGGTATGCTTGGGATTATTTGTGCAAACATGACGGAAGAAGACACGGATATTTATAATTTAGGGTATAGCAAAGAGGAGCAATAA
- a CDS encoding 4Fe-4S ferredoxin, with product MSKMWYPVIDYSLCKECGACINLCRQGVYEKEVFKPKVINPDGCIQGCHGCGNLCPLSAIEYVGDTNDLKNIGCTCS from the coding sequence ATGTCGAAAATGTGGTATCCTGTAATAGATTATAGTTTATGCAAAGAATGTGGGGCATGTATTAATCTATGCAGACAGGGCGTTTATGAAAAAGAAGTGTTTAAACCAAAAGTAATTAATCCAGATGGATGCATTCAAGGATGTCATGGTTGTGGGAATTTATGCCCTTTAAGTGCAATAGAATATGTGGGCGATACAAACGATTTGAAGAATATTGGATGTACCTGTTCGTAA
- the glmS gene encoding glutamine--fructose-6-phosphate transaminase (isomerizing): MCGIVGYIGKQEATPILIEGLRSLEYRGYDSAGVVVFKDGLNLVKAKGRLANLEEKLVEQASNGLMGIGHTRWATHGEPSDVNSHPHMNANSTIALVHNGIIENYLSLKDELELEGYQFLSETDTEVGLMLIDYYYKQAGNLLDAVIMATDRFEGSYALAVVCQDDPNKIIATRKDSPLIIGLGKGENFVASDIPAILKYTRNIYLLEDAELAIVTKDDVTILNEKKEVVNRKVFKVTWDIAAAEKGGYEHFMLKEIFEQPKVIRDTLIPRLPLDKDQIELDQIKLTKKDLAKINKIYIVACGTAFYSGFVGKYLIERVSRIPVVAETASEFRYREPIIDKNTLLIVVSQSGETADTVAALRMGKKAGAHVIGVVNVVGSTIAREATDILYTLAGPEIAVASTKAYSAQLCAMYLISTKIAMELGEITDEEFAEIKEELYSLPEKVETILAQSGYIKSLADKYINLKNVFYIGRGMDYAVSMEGALKIKEIAYLHAEPYAAGELKHGPIALIENGSLLVGLVAQEELFDKTVSNIKEVKSRGASILAIALEGNTEIQKVADDVIYVPRTHWMFTSVLENIPQQLFAYYIACGLGHDVDKPRNLAKSVTVE, encoded by the coding sequence ATGTGTGGGATAGTTGGATATATTGGTAAACAGGAAGCAACGCCTATTCTGATTGAAGGGCTTAGAAGTTTAGAGTATAGAGGTTATGATTCAGCAGGTGTTGTAGTATTTAAAGATGGATTGAATCTTGTAAAGGCTAAGGGAAGACTTGCTAATCTTGAAGAAAAATTAGTTGAGCAAGCTTCCAATGGATTGATGGGTATTGGCCACACTAGATGGGCAACTCATGGAGAACCATCAGATGTGAATTCACATCCTCATATGAACGCAAATAGTACGATTGCTTTAGTACACAATGGTATTATTGAAAATTATTTATCCTTAAAGGATGAATTAGAACTTGAAGGATATCAGTTTTTATCTGAAACAGATACTGAAGTAGGCTTAATGCTTATTGATTATTACTATAAACAAGCAGGTAATTTGTTGGATGCTGTAATTATGGCAACAGATAGATTCGAAGGGTCTTATGCATTGGCAGTTGTGTGCCAAGATGATCCGAATAAGATTATTGCAACAAGAAAAGACAGTCCATTAATCATAGGATTAGGAAAAGGTGAGAACTTTGTTGCCTCTGATATTCCTGCGATTTTAAAGTATACAAGAAATATTTATTTACTTGAAGATGCTGAGTTAGCGATTGTAACAAAAGATGATGTTACGATTCTTAACGAGAAGAAAGAAGTTGTTAATAGGAAAGTGTTTAAGGTTACTTGGGATATTGCTGCAGCTGAAAAGGGCGGCTATGAACATTTTATGTTGAAAGAGATATTTGAACAACCTAAGGTTATTAGGGATACTTTAATTCCTAGATTGCCTTTAGACAAGGATCAAATTGAGTTAGATCAAATTAAGTTAACAAAGAAAGATTTGGCTAAGATCAATAAAATATATATTGTGGCTTGTGGTACTGCTTTTTATAGTGGATTTGTTGGTAAGTATCTTATAGAGCGTGTATCTAGAATTCCAGTTGTTGCTGAAACTGCTTCGGAATTCAGATATAGAGAACCAATTATTGATAAGAATACACTTCTTATCGTGGTATCTCAATCTGGAGAAACTGCTGATACAGTTGCAGCACTACGAATGGGTAAGAAGGCAGGAGCTCATGTAATTGGAGTGGTTAATGTAGTGGGATCAACGATTGCGAGAGAGGCTACTGATATTTTATATACATTGGCTGGTCCTGAAATTGCAGTTGCATCCACGAAAGCATATTCTGCACAGTTATGTGCGATGTATTTGATTTCTACTAAGATCGCAATGGAGCTTGGAGAAATCACTGATGAAGAATTTGCAGAAATTAAGGAAGAATTATATAGCCTTCCTGAAAAGGTAGAAACGATTTTAGCGCAATCTGGTTATATTAAATCGTTAGCGGATAAATATATTAATCTGAAAAATGTATTCTATATTGGAAGAGGCATGGACTATGCGGTTTCAATGGAGGGTGCGTTAAAGATTAAAGAGATTGCTTATTTACACGCTGAGCCTTATGCAGCAGGAGAGTTAAAGCATGGACCGATTGCGTTGATTGAAAATGGATCGTTGTTGGTGGGGCTAGTAGCTCAAGAAGAGTTGTTTGATAAGACGGTGAGCAATATTAAGGAAGTGAAGTCAAGAGGTGCGAGTATATTAGCAATCGCACTTGAAGGGAATACTGAGATTCAAAAAGTTGCAGATGATGTGATTTATGTTCCAAGAACACATTGGATGTTTACGTCAGTGCTAGAAAATATACCACAACAGTTGTTTGCTTATTATATCGCTTGTGGGTTGGGTCATGATGTGGATAAACCAAGGAATTTGGCGAAGAGCGTTACGGTAGAGTAA
- a CDS encoding transcriptional regulator, translating to MDNLINLFKVLSDETRLRILILLYHRSLCVCQMQAILEEQQPKISKHLGKLRDMGFVKYKRQEQLIYYYLDDTNSVLADALQMIVCNMKDDIGFKRDLERLDKVEEYLQVQNLQL from the coding sequence ATGGATAATTTAATTAATTTGTTTAAAGTTTTATCCGATGAGACAAGATTGAGAATTTTAATTTTACTATACCATAGGTCGCTTTGTGTTTGCCAGATGCAGGCAATCTTGGAAGAACAACAGCCGAAAATTTCAAAGCATCTTGGTAAACTGAGAGATATGGGGTTTGTAAAATATAAACGACAAGAACAACTTATATACTATTATTTAGATGATACAAATAGTGTCCTTGCAGATGCATTGCAGATGATCGTATGTAATATGAAGGATGATATTGGATTTAAAAGAGATTTAGAAAGACTGGATAAGGTTGAGGAATATCTACAAGTTCAGAACTTACAGTTATAA
- a CDS encoding phosphoglucosamine mutase: MGNLFGTDGVRGIANKELTVELAYRLGQAGAYVLTKENKHKATILIGRDTRLSGEMLTAAMVAGICSVGADTVSVGVVPTPAVSYLTKEYGADAGVVISASHNPVEYNGIKFFNKDGYKLSDSLEEEIEALLANDNKDIELPVGTDIGRVVYRTECIYDYIRYAKRQINTKLDGLKVVIDCANGASYVSAPEALRQLGAEVIIIHNEPDGTNINKKCGSTHMNDLQLYVKQVEAHIGLAFDGDADRCLAVDEKGNIVDGDQIMAICALYMKEQGILKKDTVVATVMSNLGFFIMGKEQGLNIEQTKVGDRYVLEKMLEEGYNLGGEQSGHIIFLDENTTGDGLLTALHLLEVMKMTGKSLSALTSVMEVLPQVLVNAKIKIEKKDLYESDEVIAKAIAAVEAKFSGSGRVLIRPSGTEPLIRVMIEGKNQQELLIEATGLAKLIENRLN, encoded by the coding sequence ATGGGGAATTTATTTGGAACAGATGGCGTTAGAGGTATTGCAAACAAGGAATTAACAGTAGAACTAGCGTATAGATTAGGTCAAGCAGGGGCCTACGTATTAACAAAAGAGAACAAGCATAAGGCAACTATTTTAATAGGTAGAGACACAAGATTATCTGGTGAAATGCTGACAGCTGCAATGGTTGCTGGAATTTGCTCAGTAGGAGCAGATACAGTATCAGTAGGAGTAGTACCAACACCAGCAGTATCTTATTTGACAAAAGAATATGGTGCAGATGCAGGCGTAGTTATTTCAGCATCCCATAATCCAGTAGAATACAATGGAATTAAATTTTTTAACAAGGATGGCTATAAGTTATCTGACTCCTTAGAGGAGGAAATAGAAGCTTTACTTGCAAATGACAACAAGGATATTGAACTTCCAGTGGGTACTGATATTGGTCGAGTGGTTTATAGAACAGAGTGTATCTATGACTACATTCGTTATGCTAAAAGACAGATCAACACGAAACTAGATGGATTAAAGGTTGTTATTGATTGTGCGAACGGTGCATCTTATGTGTCTGCTCCAGAAGCTCTAAGACAACTTGGCGCAGAAGTTATCATTATTCATAATGAACCTGATGGAACCAATATCAATAAAAAATGTGGTTCAACACATATGAACGATTTACAACTGTATGTGAAACAAGTTGAAGCGCATATTGGGTTAGCTTTTGATGGCGATGCTGATAGATGCCTTGCTGTTGATGAAAAAGGTAATATTGTAGATGGCGATCAAATTATGGCCATTTGTGCGTTATATATGAAGGAACAAGGAATTCTTAAAAAAGATACTGTTGTAGCAACAGTAATGAGTAATCTAGGATTCTTTATCATGGGTAAAGAACAAGGACTCAACATTGAACAAACAAAGGTTGGAGATAGGTATGTTCTAGAAAAAATGCTTGAAGAAGGTTACAATCTTGGCGGAGAGCAATCTGGTCATATTATATTTTTAGACGAAAATACAACTGGTGATGGATTACTTACTGCACTTCATTTACTTGAGGTAATGAAAATGACGGGTAAAAGTTTATCTGCTCTTACATCAGTAATGGAAGTTTTACCACAAGTTCTAGTAAATGCAAAAATTAAAATTGAGAAAAAAGATTTATATGAATCGGATGAAGTGATTGCTAAAGCAATTGCAGCTGTTGAAGCAAAGTTTTCCGGTAGCGGCAGAGTGCTTATTAGACCTTCAGGTACAGAACCTCTTATTAGAGTCATGATTGAAGGAAAAAATCAACAAGAGTTATTAATAGAAGCAACAGGGTTAGCAAAATTAATTGAAAATAGATTAAATTAG
- a CDS encoding dihydroorotate dehydrogenase produces the protein MNLGVNIAGVQLKNPIMTASGTFGSGKEFEKYIDINRLGAVIVKGVANKEWLGNPSPRIAETYGGMLNAVGLQNPGMEVFIKEDIPFLRKYDTKIVVNVVGRTISDYCEVAERLQNEDVDLLELNISCPNVKEGGVAFGISPQMAEQITREVKKYAKQPLIVKLSPNVTDIAEIARAVEAGGADAISLINTLIGMKVDIHKRQPVIANKFAGLSGPAIKPVAVRMVYQVSKAVKLPIIGLGGIMTGEDAIEFLMVGATAIAVGTANLINPRATMNILDELETFMKSKKISDIKEIIGIIE, from the coding sequence ATGAATTTAGGAGTAAATATTGCTGGAGTTCAACTTAAGAATCCTATTATGACCGCATCAGGAACCTTTGGCTCTGGGAAAGAATTTGAAAAATACATTGATATCAATAGATTAGGTGCAGTAATTGTGAAGGGTGTGGCAAATAAAGAATGGCTAGGAAACCCATCCCCAAGAATTGCTGAAACCTATGGAGGTATGCTAAATGCAGTCGGCCTTCAAAATCCAGGAATGGAAGTATTTATCAAGGAAGACATTCCATTTTTAAGAAAATATGATACTAAAATTGTCGTAAATGTAGTTGGGAGAACGATCTCAGATTATTGTGAGGTGGCCGAAAGACTACAAAATGAAGATGTAGACTTGTTAGAGCTTAATATTTCCTGCCCAAATGTAAAAGAGGGTGGCGTTGCCTTTGGGATTAGCCCACAAATGGCAGAGCAAATAACAAGAGAAGTAAAAAAATATGCGAAACAACCTTTAATCGTTAAGCTAAGTCCTAATGTCACAGACATTGCAGAAATTGCACGAGCAGTTGAAGCTGGAGGTGCAGATGCTATTTCATTGATTAATACCTTAATAGGTATGAAAGTGGATATTCATAAAAGACAACCTGTTATAGCAAATAAGTTTGCAGGTCTATCGGGACCGGCAATTAAGCCAGTTGCAGTAAGAATGGTGTATCAAGTTTCTAAGGCTGTAAAGCTACCGATTATTGGATTAGGTGGTATTATGACAGGGGAAGATGCGATTGAATTTTTAATGGTTGGAGCAACTGCAATCGCTGTTGGAACCGCTAATTTAATAAACCCTAGAGCAACAATGAACATACTAGATGAGCTAGAAACTTTTATGAAATCTAAAAAAATTAGTGACATTAAAGAAATAATTGGTATAATAGAATAA